In a single window of the Vicugna pacos chromosome 8, VicPac4, whole genome shotgun sequence genome:
- the LOC102538897 gene encoding trace amine-associated receptor 3 — MDLTYIPGDLSSCPKFGNKSCPPTNRHFHVRVIMYSVMTGAMFITVFGNLVIIISISHFKQLHSPTNFLILSLATTDFLLGLVIMPYSMVRSVESCWYFGDGFCKFHASFDMMLSLTSIFHLCSIAVDRFYAVCYPLHYMTTMTPSIIKRLLAFCWAAPALFSFSLVLSEANVSGMRSYEILVACFNLCALTFNKFWGTILFTTCFFTPGSIMVGIYGKIFVISKRHARVISNMPENTKEEVKKNLSKKKDRKAAKTLGIVMGVFLACWLPCFLAVLIDPYLDYSTPILVLDLLVWLGYFNSTCNPLIHGFFYPWFRKALKYIVSGKIFSSHSESVNLFSEAH, encoded by the coding sequence ATGGATCTAACTTATATTCCTGGAGACTTGTCCAGTTGTCCCAAATTTGGAAATAAATCCTGTCCTCCCACCAACCGCCATTTTCATGTCCGTGTGATAATGTACTCAGTTATGACCGGGGCCATGTTTATCACTGTCTTTGGAAACTTGGTTATAATAATTTCCATATCACATTTCAAACAGCTTCACTCTCCCACAAATTTTCTGATcctctccctggcaaccactgacttCCTGCTGGGTCTGGTCATCATGCCATACAGCATGGTGCGATCAGTAGAGAGCTGCTGGTATTTTGGGGATGGCTTTTGTAAATTCCACGCAAGCTTTGACATGATGCTAAgcctgacctccattttccacCTCTGTTCCATTGCTGTTGATCGATTTTACGCTGTCTGTTACCCTCTACACTACATGACCACAATGACCCCCTCCATAATAAAGCGGCTGCTGGCATTTTGCTGGGCCGCCcctgctcttttctctttcagtttaGTTCTATCCGAGGCCAATGTTTCTGGTATGCGAAGCTATGAGATTCTCGTTGCTTGCTTCAATTTATGTGCACTTACTTTCAACAAATTTTGGGGGACAATATTGTTCACTACATGTTTCTTTACTCCTGGCTCCATTATGGTTGGTATTTATGGCAAAATCTTTGTCATTTCCAAACGACATGCTAGAGTTATCAGCAACATGCCTGAAAACACAAAggaggaagtgaaaaaaaatttgtctAAAAAAAAGGACCGGAAGGCAGCTAAGACCCTGGGTATAGTAATGGGGGTGTTTCTAGCTTGCTGGTTGCCTTGTTTTCTTGCTGTTTTGATCGACCCATATCTAGACTACTCCACTCCCATATTAGTACTTGATCTTTTAGTGTGGCTTGGGTACTTCAACTCCACCTGCAACCCTCTCATTCATGGCTTTTTTTATCCATGGTTTCGGAAAGCTCTTAAATACATAgtgtcagggaaaatatttagcTCCCATTCAGAAAGTGTGAATCTGTTTTCTGAAGCACATTAA